From one Acidobacteriota bacterium genomic stretch:
- a CDS encoding HAD family phosphatase: MKLKLPAGEFKAYLFDCDGTICDSMPLHYIAWKNVLARWDCEFGEDLFYSWGGMPVTEIIASLNSRHGLCMPVSEIQQRKEEMFYANLPHMKAVPEVLEHIHAQHGQIPFAVVSGSTHESVRASLTTLNLLDRFQTLVCAGDYARAKPHPEPYLMAAERLGIAPEDCLVFEDTDMGIEAATAAGMASVKVPAPWERVRLATV, from the coding sequence ATGAAGTTGAAGCTGCCGGCCGGTGAGTTCAAGGCATACCTGTTCGATTGTGATGGAACGATCTGCGATTCCATGCCGCTCCACTACATTGCCTGGAAGAATGTTCTGGCCCGGTGGGACTGCGAGTTCGGCGAAGACCTTTTTTACTCCTGGGGTGGTATGCCGGTGACGGAGATTATCGCTTCGCTCAACAGTCGTCATGGCCTGTGTATGCCGGTGTCGGAGATTCAGCAGCGTAAGGAAGAGATGTTCTATGCGAATCTTCCTCACATGAAGGCAGTGCCGGAGGTTTTGGAACACATCCACGCACAGCATGGACAGATTCCATTCGCGGTCGTTTCCGGGAGTACGCATGAGTCGGTGCGCGCGTCACTGACGACGCTGAATCTGCTCGACCGTTTTCAGACACTGGTGTGCGCGGGCGATTACGCTCGCGCGAAGCCGCATCCTGAGCCGTACCTGATGGCCGCCGAGCGGTTGGGTATAGCGCCGGAAGACTGCCTGGTCTTCGAGGATACGGATATGGGAATCGAAGCGGCGACGGCGGCGGGCATGGCTTCGGTGAAGGTTCCTGCTCCGTGGGAGCGCGTTCGATTGGCAACAGTCTGA